The proteins below come from a single Lepidochelys kempii isolate rLepKem1 chromosome 20, rLepKem1.hap2, whole genome shotgun sequence genomic window:
- the TAMALIN gene encoding protein TAMALIN isoform X1, with translation MTLRRLQRLQPKEEDAAGAAALDPGPAGGGPFPALGGCRAAEMYRALAASGGTLPRARKGSGFRWKPLSQSPEQHRKVITLEKEAEETFGFEIQTYGLHHQDQNSVEMFTFVCRVHEGSPAQLAGLIPGDTVTVVNGLNVEGVRHREIVEIIKASGNVLRLETLYGTSIRRAELEARLQYLKQSLYEKWGEYRSLMVQEQRLVRGIVVKDPSIYDTLESVRSGLHGAGLASSSVSFGKMLSDAGSTSSCVSTTAEESEDSVYQTCFFDSADSLDGHPGRDGGNAPPALSQRRPALTRSASVKCSSNGAVGCFWERPGDQKNCVVTPRKSKHTSFRKRLLKFIPGLNRSLEEEESHL, from the exons ATGACCCTGCGGCGCCTGCAGCGGCTCCAGCCCAAGGAGGAGGACGCGGcgggggcagctgccctggaccCGGGCCCCGCGGGGGGCGGCCCCTTCCCGGCGCTGGGCGGCTGCCGGGCGGCCGAGATGTACCGGGCGCTGGCGGCCTCCGGGGGCACCTTGCCCCGGGCCCGTAAG GGCTCTGGGTTCCGATGGAAACCGCTGAGCCAGTCCCCGGAGCAGCACCG GAAGGTGATCACGCTGGAGAAGGAGGCAGAGGAGACGTTTGGGTTTGAGATCCAG ACCTATGGACTCCACCACCAAGACCAGAACAGCGTGGAAATGTTCACCTTTGTCTGCCGGGTCCATGAGGGGAGCCCAGCCCAGTTAGCAGGGCTCATACCCG GAGACACCGTCACCGTGGTGAACGGGCTGAACGTGGAGGGCGTCCGACACCGCGAGATTGTGGAAATCATCAAGGCCTCTGGGAACGTGCTCAG GCTGGAGACGCTGTACGGGACGTCCATCCGGAGAGCGGAGCTGGAGGCTCGGCTGCAGTACCTAAAG CAAAGCCTGTATGAGAAGTGGGGGGAGTACCGCTCGCTGATGGTCCAGGAGCAGAGGCTGGTGCGTG GGATCGTGGTGAAAGACCCCAGTATCTACGACACGCTGGAATCCGTCCGCTCCGGCCTGCACGGCGCTGGGCTTGCCAGCAGCTCCGTCTCCTTCGGGAAGATGCTGTCGGACGCGGGCAGCACGTCCAGCTGCGTCAGCACCACCGCCGAGGAGAGTGAGGACTCTGTCTACCAGACCTGCTTCTTCGACTCGGCCGATTCCCTGGACGGGCACCCTGGGCGGGACGGGGGCAacgcccccccagccctctcccagcgCCGGCCCGCCCTGACCCGCAGCGCCAGCGTCAAGTGCAGCAGCAACGGGGCCGTGGGCTGCTtctgggagaggccaggggacCAAAAGAACTGCGTGGTCACGCCCCGCAAGAGCAAACACACCAGCTTCCGGAAGCGGCTCCTCAAGTTCATCCCAGGACTGAACCGctctctggaggaggaggagagccacctgtag
- the TAMALIN gene encoding protein TAMALIN isoform X2, with translation MARSLPRKVITLEKEAEETFGFEIQTYGLHHQDQNSVEMFTFVCRVHEGSPAQLAGLIPGDTVTVVNGLNVEGVRHREIVEIIKASGNVLRLETLYGTSIRRAELEARLQYLKQSLYEKWGEYRSLMVQEQRLVRGIVVKDPSIYDTLESVRSGLHGAGLASSSVSFGKMLSDAGSTSSCVSTTAEESEDSVYQTCFFDSADSLDGHPGRDGGNAPPALSQRRPALTRSASVKCSSNGAVGCFWERPGDQKNCVVTPRKSKHTSFRKRLLKFIPGLNRSLEEEESHL, from the exons ATGGCCCGTTCTCTCCCCAGGAAGGTGATCACGCTGGAGAAGGAGGCAGAGGAGACGTTTGGGTTTGAGATCCAG ACCTATGGACTCCACCACCAAGACCAGAACAGCGTGGAAATGTTCACCTTTGTCTGCCGGGTCCATGAGGGGAGCCCAGCCCAGTTAGCAGGGCTCATACCCG GAGACACCGTCACCGTGGTGAACGGGCTGAACGTGGAGGGCGTCCGACACCGCGAGATTGTGGAAATCATCAAGGCCTCTGGGAACGTGCTCAG GCTGGAGACGCTGTACGGGACGTCCATCCGGAGAGCGGAGCTGGAGGCTCGGCTGCAGTACCTAAAG CAAAGCCTGTATGAGAAGTGGGGGGAGTACCGCTCGCTGATGGTCCAGGAGCAGAGGCTGGTGCGTG GGATCGTGGTGAAAGACCCCAGTATCTACGACACGCTGGAATCCGTCCGCTCCGGCCTGCACGGCGCTGGGCTTGCCAGCAGCTCCGTCTCCTTCGGGAAGATGCTGTCGGACGCGGGCAGCACGTCCAGCTGCGTCAGCACCACCGCCGAGGAGAGTGAGGACTCTGTCTACCAGACCTGCTTCTTCGACTCGGCCGATTCCCTGGACGGGCACCCTGGGCGGGACGGGGGCAacgcccccccagccctctcccagcgCCGGCCCGCCCTGACCCGCAGCGCCAGCGTCAAGTGCAGCAGCAACGGGGCCGTGGGCTGCTtctgggagaggccaggggacCAAAAGAACTGCGTGGTCACGCCCCGCAAGAGCAAACACACCAGCTTCCGGAAGCGGCTCCTCAAGTTCATCCCAGGACTGAACCGctctctggaggaggaggagagccacctgtag